The following proteins are co-located in the Coffea eugenioides isolate CCC68of unplaced genomic scaffold, Ceug_1.0 ScVebR1_2634;HRSCAF=3699, whole genome shotgun sequence genome:
- the LOC113757031 gene encoding NAC domain-containing protein 1-like, with protein MSKDSCEYSTGEKWFFNTVAPNDNVFTGDGYWTPTSAKAIYTGGQADGYKKEFIYHRGTEHPGKRTNWCIYQFRLNPDVYVANAIGNTVEYKISSIVACMVFRKEAVVQSNRRKRKREKELMSF; from the exons ATGTCTAAAG ATAGCTGCGAGTATAGCACCGGAGAGAAATGGTTTTTTAACACCGTAGCGCCAAATGACAATGTGTTCACTGGAGATGGTTATTGGACCCCTACATCTGCAAAAGCCATCTACACTGGTGGACAAGCAGATGGTTACAAGAAAGAATTCATCTACCATCGTGGAACAGAACATCCTGGAAAAAGAACCAATTGGTGCATATACCAATTCAGGCTAAATCCAGATGTGTATGTAGCAAATGCTATTGGCAATACTGTTGAATATAAG ATATCAAGTATTGTAGCCTGCATGGTATTCCGTAAGGAAGCTGTTGTCCAGTCGAATCGccgaaagagaaagagagaaaaagaactAATGAGCTTTTAG